The following are encoded together in the Chiloscyllium plagiosum isolate BGI_BamShark_2017 chromosome 19, ASM401019v2, whole genome shotgun sequence genome:
- the yaf2 gene encoding YY1-associated factor 2 isoform X9: protein MLFIQSSAINITHSVIGSSQCLKCRKPRPVSQLVAQQVTQQFASPTQPKKEKKDKGEKEKNEKETVSKKNSHKKTRPRLKNVDRSSAQHLEVTVGDLTVIITDFKEKARSAPAATATSSTTADQHSLSSSSSDNTEKGLSQSSSPRGEGSVNGESH from the exons ATGCTTTTTATACAGTCCTCAGCAATTAACATCACCCATTCAGTTATCGGATCCTCCCAGTGCCTTAAATGCAG GAAGCCACGCCCAGTGTCTCAGTTGGTGGCACAGCAAGTAACCCAACAATTTGCATCACCCAcacaaccaaagaaagagaaaaaagacaagggagagaaggaaaaaaatgagaaagaaactgTCAGTAAAAAGAACAGTCACAAGAAAACAAG GCCGAGGTTAAAAAATGTGGATCGAAGCAGTGCACAGCACTTGGAAGTGACTGTGGGTGACCTGACAGTCATTATTACAGACTTTAAGGAGAAAGCACGGTCAGCCCCAGCAGCCACTGCTACCTCGAGTACCACTGCTGACCAGCACAGCCTGAGCAGCTCCAGCTCTGACAACACAGAAAAAGGTTTGTCTCAATCATCGTCACCCAGAGGGGAAGGATCAGTAAATGGTGAATCCCACTAA